The DNA window CCGGGCAACACCAAGGCGGGCGCGGAGACCACCGACGCGGCGGACGGCGGCGAACGCTCCGGGGCCACCGAGAGCTGACGGGCCGTGGGGCCGGGAGGGGGCCGCCCACTCGTCCGGGTTCGGCCCCCTCCCCTCTTCACCCCAGCAAGTCTCCAATCGCCCGCACGGTACGCCAGTTGCGAACGGTGGCCAGTTGCCGCAGGGGGGCGAGGTCCAGCCTGCTCTGCCCCAGCCCGTTCGGGGTGTGCAGATAGAGTTCTCGGCCCGAACATGCCCAGGTGTCCTCCCCAAAGGAGCGGGCTCTGAGAGCGTTCAGACGAGCGGGGTCGGGTTCATGGTGCAGGAAGGCGACATGGACCTTCGTGCCGTCCGCCGCCGCTTGGGACGGGTAGGGATTGCGGGGAGCGAGGGTTGCCCACTCCTCAGCGCTGCGGAGCATTACGTCCACCGGGAAGCCGAAATCCTGCCGGAGGGCCTGCTCGATGGCGTCCCGGTCGGGGGAGCCGTCCCCAAAGACGACGTTGCCGCTCTGGACGTACGTTCTGACCTCCGGGAACCCCAGACGTTCGAACGTGGCCTTCAGGTCCTTCATGGGCACCCGGCGGTGTCCACCAACGTTGATACCCCGCAGGAGGGCGACGTGTCGCATGGGCCCATTCTTTCAGGCTGACCAAAGGTCGGGTGCGTCACGCCCTGCTATCCTCCGCGGATGCGTCACCTCGTCAGACTGCTGGCCCTCTCCGTCACGCTGCTGGGCCTGTCGGAGGCCGCGACGGCGGTCACGACCACCTCGGCCAACCTGCGGCGCCTGCCCAGCACGAATGCGGGCGTGCTGGGCGTCGTTCCGGGCGGCACGCTGCTGCTCGTCGCCTGCCAGGACCAGTGGTGCCGGACCACCTATGGGGCGCAGGCGGGGTACGTGGCGCGTTCGCTGGTGCGGCCCGTCACCGGCAGCGCGAGACTGGCCGGACAGGGCACGGTGTACTACCGCTCCTGCGCGGCGATGCGGGCGGCGGGCGCGGCTCCCATCCGGCTGGGGCGCCCGGGTTACCGCACCGGCCTGGACCGCAACCACAACAGCGTGGCCTGCGACAACGGCGACTGAAGTTCGGGGAGATGTGGGGCGGCCCCGCCTTACCTCTACTTGCGAAACAGCTTCAGATACGCCCCATACCCCTGCGCCTCCATCTGCTCCAGCGGCACGAAGCGCAGCGCCGCCGAGTTGATGCAGTAGCGCAAACCGCCGTGCTCCTGCGGGCCGTCGGGGAACACATGGCCGAGGTGCGAGTCGGCGAGGCCGGAGCGGACCTCGGTGCGGGCGTAGCCGATCTTGTAGTCGGTGTTCTCGGTCAGGGCCACGTTGGGAATCGGCCGGGTGAAGGAGGGCCAGCCACAGCCCGCGTCGTACTTGTCGAGGGAACTGAAGAGGGGCTCGCCCGACACCACGTCCACGTAGATGCCGGGCTCGTCATGGTCCCAGTACTCGCCGGTAAAGGCACGCTCGGTGCCCTCGTGCTGGGTGACGCGGTACTGCATGGGCGTGAGCCGCTCGCGCAGTTCCTCGTCGCTGGGCTTGACGAAACCGGACGTCACGGGGTTGGAGGTCATGGGACGAGTGTAGGACCCGGGGGCGGCTCAGAATAGGATGAGCCTTCCTCCACGGATGCCTGACCAGCCCAATGGTGTGCCCATCCCTTGCTCTGTTTTTTAAAGCGGGACATCATGGCCCCATGACCCTCTTCACTCCCTCCTCTCCCGACAAGCTGCGCGTGGATATCTGGTCGGACATCGCCTGTCCTTGGTGCTACGTCGGCAAGCGGCGCTTCGAGGCGGCCCTCTCCGAATTCCCCCATCGGGACCGGGTGGAGGTCGTGTGGCATTCCTTCGAGCTGGACCCGTCGGCTTCCTCTCAGCCCGGCCAGTCCATGCGCGCGATCCTGGCGGGCAAGTACGGCGGCGGTGAGGCCCGGGCGCAGGGGATGCTGGACTCCATGACGCAGACCGCGGCGGGCGAGGGGCTGGAGTACCACTTCGGGCGCGTGCAGCCCACGAATACCTTTGAGGCCCACCAGCTCATCCATCTCGCGGCGGAGCGGGGCCTTCAGGACGCGATGAAGGAGCGCCTGCTGCGCGCTTTCTTCGTCGAGGGCGAGTTCCTGGGCGACCGGGAGGTTCTGGTGCGGCTGGCGTCGGAGGTCGGCCTGAACGCGGAGGAGGTGCGCGCGGCCCTGGAGAGCGGCCAGTACGCCCAGGCCGTGCGGCAGGACGAGGCGCAGGCCCACGCCCTCGGCATCAACGGTGTGCCCTTCTTCGTGCTGGGGGGCAAGTATGGGGTGAGCGGCGCCCAGTCCCCCGAGGTGCTGCGCGGCGCGCTGGAGCAGGTGTGGGCCGAGACGCACCCGGCGCCCCTGACCCTGCTCGCGGCCGACACGACCGCCGAGAGTTGTGAGGACGGTCAGTGCGCCGTGCCGCAGCGGGAAGCGGCGGACACGCGGGGCTGAGCGACTCTCCTTAACGCCTTCCCAGAAGCCAGCGCAGGAGCATCTGGGTCAGGACCAGCACCGCGGCGAAGCCCAGCGCTGACAGCGGTGCCCGCACTCCGAACAGCGCCACGCCCGCCAGCAGCGCGATCAGGGCCGTGGCCGCCAGGCGCGTCTGCCCCAGATTCCCCGGTCCCAGTCTCAACAACCACCCCAGACCCACCAGGCCCGCGAAGACCACCCCCAGGTCGAGCGGGTCGCGCCTTTCCAGCCAGGTCAGCGCGAGCAGGGCGGCGGCCAGCAGCAGGAAGACCAGGGCGGGCCTCAACTCAGCGGCTCCACACGTCGCAGCGGTGCTCCTGCCGGAAGTCGGTGCGCTCCCCGATGAAGGCGGGCTGGAAGGTCAGCAGGTTGTTCCGGGCGGGGTCGAAGCGGGGCCACTCGGGTAATCCCCTGGCGTTGGGGTTGCCGAAACGGGCGAAGTTCGCCCAGTAGGCGCGCATCGTGCGGGCGAGGTCGGCCTGGGCGGGCGTGAACTTCGCGGGGTCCGCCAATCCCTCCAGCCGCGTGCCGAACACGCTGATGATCTCGGCGGCGTGGTAGGCGCCGTAGCTCGGAACGGACGTAGTGGGCTTGAGTTCGATGGGGGCCGTCCGGTCACGGAACTCGTAGGCATAGACGGGTGTGACCCGGGCGAGATCACGGGTGATGTCGTTCACCGGGCAGGCGAAGAGGCCGTCCGTCACGAGGGCGGAGGCGGCTAGGCCCACCGTCGGGTAGTTGCGGGTGAGGTAGTTGGCGAGCACGCGGGGCGTGTTCCATTTCTCCAGCACGGCCACCAGGCCCCAGAACTGCCACAGCGGAATGTCCCTGCCGTTCTGCGCGAGAGGGGCGACGAAGAGGGTGCCCTCGTCGAGGTTGCCGCC is part of the Deinococcus apachensis DSM 19763 genome and encodes:
- a CDS encoding DUF1697 domain-containing protein; amino-acid sequence: MRHVALLRGINVGGHRRVPMKDLKATFERLGFPEVRTYVQSGNVVFGDGSPDRDAIEQALRQDFGFPVDVMLRSAEEWATLAPRNPYPSQAAADGTKVHVAFLHHEPDPARLNALRARSFGEDTWACSGRELYLHTPNGLGQSRLDLAPLRQLATVRNWRTVRAIGDLLG
- a CDS encoding excalibur calcium-binding domain-containing protein, whose product is MRHLVRLLALSVTLLGLSEAATAVTTTSANLRRLPSTNAGVLGVVPGGTLLLVACQDQWCRTTYGAQAGYVARSLVRPVTGSARLAGQGTVYYRSCAAMRAAGAAPIRLGRPGYRTGLDRNHNSVACDNGD
- the msrB gene encoding peptide-methionine (R)-S-oxide reductase MsrB, which translates into the protein MTSNPVTSGFVKPSDEELRERLTPMQYRVTQHEGTERAFTGEYWDHDEPGIYVDVVSGEPLFSSLDKYDAGCGWPSFTRPIPNVALTENTDYKIGYARTEVRSGLADSHLGHVFPDGPQEHGGLRYCINSAALRFVPLEQMEAQGYGAYLKLFRK
- a CDS encoding DsbA family oxidoreductase, with protein sequence MTLFTPSSPDKLRVDIWSDIACPWCYVGKRRFEAALSEFPHRDRVEVVWHSFELDPSASSQPGQSMRAILAGKYGGGEARAQGMLDSMTQTAAGEGLEYHFGRVQPTNTFEAHQLIHLAAERGLQDAMKERLLRAFFVEGEFLGDREVLVRLASEVGLNAEEVRAALESGQYAQAVRQDEAQAHALGINGVPFFVLGGKYGVSGAQSPEVLRGALEQVWAETHPAPLTLLAADTTAESCEDGQCAVPQREAADTRG